From Micromonospora rifamycinica, a single genomic window includes:
- a CDS encoding ATP-binding protein, whose product MEQQIPGTPESPSLGSALRAHRVAAGLSIEGLADRCGVSVRAISDIERDRVRRPRRRTLTVLFDVLAVPDDERRRLAEAASGRPVGGELPGPPRHFSGRATELRTLGDVARRPSDDRQQATVLVVTGPAGVGKTSLVLRASADLAPEFPDGRFFVDLRGMDDVPTPPGEALHRLLRALGVPEQRIPAGLEDRATVYRSALCERRALVVWDNAADEAQARPLLPGAGRSLVLFTSRRRLSGLDTARWLSVEPLSAEDSTAMLRAIARPGPATDPAALAELARHCGHMPLALRVTGQRLSEEPGLSVQELNRRFSGEQARLRVIDAGASGIHTALSLSYRRLAADLRRTFRRLSLMPGPDFGPDPVAEVTGACGAQAEQRLEALVESGLVAAVPADRYGLHDLVRDFAVDRMTAEEPESTGPLRRSSLRWWLGRTTAAGRHFEPDGPTSLTEFRDRAAAAAWLDAERGNWFAALRSATAEGLHELVVEAVDALHWFSDSRVHLDLWPEVFRLSAEAAARLDDPRTEAVHLNYLSWAQAICQRAYASSVATADRALDRAVRAGDPAQQGWALLYAASGHTGLGEYGAALRQRQRAWVLLRRAADPEGLPQAMASLGSSLLALGRPAEALRVHQRTRDLLRDPHHPIAVFARAATDALNCRRIGDDLAALGRWPECVTARREAVARLRATAMPASEAVAVVELVEALRRTGDTRDAPAYLRRAIELAEECDDPDLAARAATLLAACSRDDLTAGRDQVPAATRAKARTSGCGS is encoded by the coding sequence GACCGGTGCGGGGTCAGTGTCCGCGCGATCAGCGACATCGAACGGGACCGGGTCCGCCGTCCGCGACGGCGTACCCTGACCGTCCTGTTCGATGTCCTCGCCGTGCCGGATGACGAGCGTCGCCGCCTGGCCGAGGCCGCCTCCGGCCGGCCGGTCGGCGGGGAACTGCCCGGGCCGCCGCGTCACTTCAGCGGCCGGGCGACGGAGCTGCGGACCCTGGGGGACGTCGCCCGCCGCCCGTCGGATGACCGGCAGCAGGCCACCGTGCTCGTCGTCACCGGACCGGCCGGGGTGGGCAAGACCAGCCTCGTCCTGCGGGCCTCGGCTGACCTGGCCCCGGAGTTCCCCGACGGCCGGTTCTTCGTCGACCTGCGGGGCATGGACGACGTTCCGACCCCGCCCGGCGAGGCGCTGCACCGGCTGCTGCGGGCGCTCGGCGTGCCGGAGCAGCGGATTCCCGCCGGCCTGGAGGACCGGGCGACGGTGTACCGGTCGGCGCTGTGCGAGCGCCGCGCCCTGGTGGTGTGGGACAACGCCGCCGACGAGGCCCAGGCCCGACCGCTGCTGCCCGGGGCCGGCCGTAGCCTGGTGCTGTTCACCAGCCGGCGGCGGCTCAGCGGCCTCGACACCGCCCGGTGGCTGTCGGTGGAGCCGTTGTCGGCCGAGGACTCCACCGCCATGCTCCGGGCCATCGCCCGCCCCGGCCCGGCCACCGACCCGGCCGCGCTGGCCGAACTGGCCCGGCACTGCGGTCACATGCCCCTGGCGCTGCGGGTCACCGGCCAGCGGCTGTCGGAGGAGCCGGGCCTGTCGGTGCAGGAGCTGAACCGGCGGTTCTCCGGGGAGCAGGCCCGGCTGCGGGTGATCGACGCCGGGGCCTCCGGCATCCACACCGCGCTCAGCCTGTCGTACCGGCGACTCGCGGCCGACCTGCGGCGCACCTTCCGGCGGCTGTCGCTGATGCCGGGTCCGGACTTCGGCCCGGATCCGGTCGCCGAGGTCACCGGGGCCTGCGGTGCGCAGGCCGAGCAGCGGCTGGAGGCGCTGGTGGAGAGCGGGCTGGTGGCCGCCGTGCCGGCGGACCGCTACGGACTGCACGACCTGGTGCGGGACTTCGCCGTCGACCGGATGACCGCCGAGGAACCCGAGTCGACCGGCCCGCTGCGGAGGTCGTCGCTGCGCTGGTGGCTGGGGCGCACCACCGCCGCCGGCCGGCACTTCGAACCGGACGGGCCGACGTCGCTGACGGAGTTCCGGGATCGCGCGGCGGCGGCGGCCTGGCTCGACGCGGAGCGGGGCAACTGGTTCGCGGCGTTGCGGTCGGCCACCGCCGAGGGCCTGCACGAGCTGGTGGTCGAGGCTGTCGACGCGCTGCACTGGTTCTCCGACAGCCGGGTCCACCTCGACCTGTGGCCCGAGGTCTTCCGGTTGTCCGCCGAGGCGGCGGCCCGGCTGGACGACCCCCGCACCGAGGCGGTCCATCTCAACTACCTGTCCTGGGCGCAGGCGATCTGCCAGCGGGCGTACGCCAGCAGCGTGGCCACCGCCGACCGGGCGCTGGACCGGGCGGTCCGGGCGGGCGACCCGGCCCAGCAGGGCTGGGCGTTGCTCTACGCCGCCAGCGGCCACACCGGGCTGGGCGAGTACGGGGCGGCGCTGCGGCAGCGGCAACGGGCCTGGGTGCTGCTGCGTCGCGCGGCCGACCCGGAGGGCCTGCCGCAGGCGATGGCCTCGCTCGGCTCCTCGCTGCTGGCGCTCGGCAGACCCGCCGAGGCGCTGCGGGTGCACCAGCGGACCAGGGACCTGCTCCGCGATCCGCACCATCCCATCGCGGTCTTCGCCCGGGCCGCCACCGACGCGTTGAACTGCCGGCGGATCGGTGACGACCTCGCCGCCCTCGGCCGGTGGCCGGAGTGTGTCACCGCCCGGCGGGAGGCGGTCGCGCGGCTGCGCGCCACCGCGATGCCGGCGTCCGAGGCCGTGGCGGTGGTGGAGCTGGTCGAGGCGCTGCGTCGCACCGGGGATACCCGGGACGCCCCGGCGTACCTCAGGCGGGCGATCGAGCTGGCCGAGGAGTGTGACGATCCGGACCTGGCCGCTCGGGCCGCGACGCTGCTGGCCGCCTGCTCCCGCGACGACCTGACCGCCGGTCGGGATCAGGTGCCGGCGGCGACCCGGGCGAAGGCGCGTACCAGCGGGTGCGGCTCGTAA
- a CDS encoding helix-turn-helix domain-containing protein, with protein sequence MRDTTQEQLHRLRSLRTAAGLTIEELAVRSGVSARTIGGIERHRIRRPHQGTLRALGTALGLDGADAGQLRPTGGQVAGVTGLPGVTAHFTGRRDDLAWLARQLGRRPAVQLIGLPGAGKTALGVQAATDLAERFPDGVRFLGPIADTTAATIARRVLSPSDVAAHGSDAAAIGAYRDLLRDRRILVLLDDVRDDRQIGPLLPADALGVTLITGRHPLTDLPVTDRRLVPPLPAADARTALAAMMGGTAPTSAVATLAAGCGGLPLALRVTANRLLTRPQWSAQWLIDRLARPERILDALVAGDLSVRDAFERTYAGLPERARRAVLLLTRPVGPAPAEAGLLDLAERGWVTAGRGHRYEPHPLVRAFARVAAGT encoded by the coding sequence GTGCGGGACACCACACAGGAACAGCTCCATCGGCTCCGGTCGCTGCGGACCGCCGCCGGGCTGACCATCGAGGAACTCGCCGTCCGCTCCGGGGTGAGCGCCCGGACGATCGGCGGGATCGAACGGCACCGGATCCGCCGTCCGCACCAGGGCACCCTGCGGGCGCTGGGCACGGCGCTGGGTCTCGACGGGGCCGACGCCGGGCAGCTCCGCCCGACCGGCGGGCAGGTCGCCGGGGTCACCGGCCTGCCCGGGGTGACCGCGCACTTCACCGGCCGGCGCGACGACCTCGCCTGGCTGGCCCGGCAGCTCGGCCGCCGCCCCGCGGTGCAGCTGATCGGGCTGCCCGGGGCGGGTAAGACCGCGTTGGGGGTGCAGGCCGCCACCGACCTCGCCGAACGGTTCCCCGACGGGGTCCGGTTCCTCGGCCCGATCGCGGACACCACCGCCGCCACCATCGCGCGACGGGTCCTGTCACCGTCCGACGTGGCGGCGCACGGGTCCGACGCGGCGGCCATCGGGGCGTACCGCGACCTGCTGCGTGACCGACGGATCCTGGTCCTGCTGGACGACGTGCGCGACGACCGCCAGATCGGTCCGTTGCTGCCGGCGGACGCCCTCGGCGTCACGCTGATCACCGGCCGGCATCCGCTGACCGACCTCCCGGTGACCGACCGGCGGCTGGTGCCACCGCTGCCGGCGGCCGACGCACGGACCGCCCTCGCCGCGATGATGGGCGGCACCGCACCGACCTCCGCGGTCGCCACCCTGGCCGCCGGCTGCGGCGGCCTGCCGCTGGCGCTGCGGGTCACCGCCAACCGGCTGCTCACCCGGCCGCAGTGGAGCGCGCAGTGGCTGATCGACCGGCTGGCCCGGCCGGAACGGATCCTGGACGCGCTGGTCGCCGGGGACCTGTCGGTCCGCGACGCGTTCGAGCGGACGTACGCGGGGCTGCCGGAACGCGCCCGCCGGGCCGTCCTGCTGCTGACCCGGCCGGTCGGTCCGGCCCCCGCCGAGGCGGGCCTGCTCGACCTGGCCGAACGGGGCTGGGTCACCGCCGGCCGGGGGCACCGTTACGAGCCGCACCCGCTGGTACGCGCCTTCGCCCGGGTCGCCGCCGGCACCTGA